From the Osmerus eperlanus chromosome 21, fOsmEpe2.1, whole genome shotgun sequence genome, one window contains:
- the kynu gene encoding kynureninase yields the protein MFPAIVSVMDPFIYDFPSEVFERVSVLLGCSPTSEEVAAYLDKHDELHFMRDRFWMPKIGDLPPSDLSLVDGSQECIYFGGNSLGLQPKKAKQYIDEELDKWAKTGVHGHVQGGRPWAWAENNIEELMATVVGAKAEEVALMNGLTVNLHLLLLSFYKPTAKRHKILIEDKAFPSDHYAVESQIQLRGYGPQQSMLLMAPRPGEETLRTEDILDRIEKEGDSIAVIMFSGVQYYTGQLFDMASITKAGQSKGCFVGFDCAHAVGNAELNLHNWGVDFACWCSYKYVNSGAGGLAGCFIHEKHKHTIKPALLGWWGHDLKTRFQMNNEMDLLPGVSGFRLSNQPILLVCPLQASLEVFNMTSMKALRKKSILLTGYLEYLIKHYYVRDDTNPHKPYVHIITPSNPEERGCQLSLSFSVPIRAIFQELEKRGVACDMREPSVLRVAPVPLYNSFSDVHRFITVLGSSMAASKEQQS from the exons atgTTTCCGGCAATAGTTTCAGTCATGGATCCATTTATTTATGACTTCCCCTCGGAAGTTTTCGAGCGTGTTTCTGTTTTGTTGGGCTGCAGTCCTACCTCTGAGGAAGTAGCCGCCTACCTGGACAAGCACGACGAACTGCATTTTATGCGCGATAGATTTTGGATGCCCAAAATTGGCGATCTTCCACCCT CCGACCTCTCCCTCGTAGATGGCTCACAGGAATGCATTTACTTTGGGGGAAACTCACTCGGTCTTCAGCCGAAAAAAGCAAAGCAGTATATCGACGAAGAGCTGGATAAATGGGCAAAGAC TGGAGTTCACGGCCATGTTCAAGGAGGTCGACCGTGGGCTTGGGCTGAGAATAACATAGAAGAACTAATGGCAACTGTTGTTG GTGCTAAAGCTGAGGAGGTGGCCTTGATGAATGGGTTGACAGTTAATTTGCATCTTCTATTG CTCTCCTTCTACAAACCCACTGCAAAACGGCACAAAATTCTAATTGAGGACAAGGCTTTTCCCTCGGATCAT TATGCTGTGGAATCTCAAATCCAACTGCGAGGATATGGCCCTCAGCAGAGCATGCTGCTCATGGCTCCCAGACCG GGCGAGGAGACTCTGAGGACTGAGGACATTCTAGACAggatagagaaggagggggattcCATTGCGGTCATCATGTTCAGTGGAGTCCAGTACTACACTGGGCAGCTCTTTGATATGGCTTCCATCACCAAGGCTGGTCAGAGCAAG GGCTGCTTTGTGGGCTTTGACTGTGCTCATGCTGTTGGAAATGCTGAGCTCAACCTTCACAACTGGGGGGTGGACTTTGCCTGCTGGTGTTCTTACAAG TATGTGAATTCTGGAGCAGGGGGATTGGCAGGATGTTTTATCCACGAgaagcacaaacacaccatcaaaCCTGC GCTTTTAGGATGGTGGGGACATGACTTGAAAACACGATTCCAGATGAATAATG AAATGGATCTTCTACCAGGGGTCAGTGGCTTCAGGCTATCTAACCAACCTATTTTACTAGTTTGCCCACTTCAAGCTAGTTTAGAG GTTTTTAACATGACCAGTATGAAAGCTCTGCGCAAAAAGTCTATCCTGTTGACGGGTTACCTGGAGTACCTAATCAAACATTACTACGTCAGGGATGACACCAACCCTCACAAGCCCTACGTCCACATCATCACCCCATCCAACCCTGAGGAGCGTGGCTGCCAGCTGTCCCTGTCCTTCTCTGTACCCATCAGAGCTATCTTTCAAGAACTGGAAAAACGTGGCGTTGCT TGTGACATGAGGGAACCCAGTGTGCTGCGCGTGGCCCCGGTGCCACTCTACAACTCTTTCAGCGATGTCCACCGCTTCATCACCGTTCTGGGATCCTCCATGGCAGCCAGCAAGGAGCAACAGAGCTGA